One Mycobacteroides salmoniphilum DNA segment encodes these proteins:
- a CDS encoding HRDC domain-containing protein, with protein sequence MDNDAELPEPTPLLRPAEGVPPLTASTDEIRMAAERLGCGTGAFAVDAERASGFRYSNRAYLIQIRRRGAGTVLLDPTNVPDALGPIVEVLGAAEWILHAADQDLPCLAELEMRPPSVYDTELAGRLAGFEKVNLAAMVHRLLGLGLAKGHGAADWSKRPLPDDWLNYAALDVEVLIELREKVAEVLDEQDKTEWARQEFEHLAHMPASATRRDNWRRTSGIHKVRKPAQLAAVRELWLSRDELARARDVAPGRTLPDTAIVEAAMADPKTRNELIALPVFGGPRQKQQADRWLTALAKARDAATPPPVNEPTIGPPPVSRWSRRKPEAYARLEAARTVLSALSEQITVPVENIVTPEIVRRLCWDWDGNGDVEEILAGHGARPWQRELAAPILTEALTD encoded by the coding sequence ATGGACAACGACGCCGAACTTCCCGAACCGACACCGCTGCTTCGCCCCGCCGAAGGGGTGCCGCCACTCACCGCCTCGACGGATGAGATCCGCATGGCCGCAGAACGTTTGGGGTGTGGAACCGGCGCCTTTGCCGTTGACGCCGAGCGCGCGTCCGGATTCCGGTACTCCAATCGGGCCTACCTGATCCAGATTCGCCGACGCGGCGCAGGAACGGTACTGCTGGACCCTACGAATGTTCCCGACGCACTGGGACCGATCGTCGAGGTGCTGGGCGCCGCCGAATGGATCTTGCACGCCGCCGACCAGGATCTGCCGTGCCTGGCCGAATTGGAGATGAGACCACCGTCGGTCTACGACACCGAACTGGCCGGGCGCCTGGCCGGTTTCGAGAAGGTAAACCTGGCCGCGATGGTGCATCGACTGCTCGGTCTGGGCCTGGCCAAGGGACATGGCGCCGCCGACTGGTCCAAACGTCCCCTGCCGGACGACTGGCTCAACTACGCGGCGCTGGACGTCGAGGTGCTCATCGAACTGCGCGAAAAAGTCGCCGAGGTGCTCGACGAGCAAGACAAGACCGAATGGGCCCGGCAGGAGTTCGAGCACCTTGCGCATATGCCGGCCTCGGCGACGCGACGGGACAACTGGCGTCGCACCTCCGGAATCCACAAGGTACGCAAACCCGCACAGTTGGCGGCCGTCCGCGAATTATGGCTCAGCCGTGATGAATTGGCACGCGCACGAGATGTGGCCCCCGGCCGGACGCTACCCGATACGGCGATCGTCGAAGCGGCGATGGCCGATCCGAAAACCCGTAACGAACTGATCGCCCTGCCGGTCTTCGGCGGTCCCCGGCAGAAACAGCAGGCCGATCGTTGGCTCACGGCGCTGGCGAAAGCCCGCGACGCTGCCACCCCTCCGCCGGTCAACGAACCCACCATCGGGCCACCTCCGGTATCGCGATGGTCGCGACGCAAACCCGAGGCCTACGCGCGCCTGGAGGCCGCGCGCACAGTCCTGTCGGCACTCTCCGAGCAGATCACGGTGCCGGTGGAGAACATCGTCACCCCGGAGATCGTGCGGCGGCTCTGCTGGGACTGGGACGGCAACGGGGACGTCGAAGAGATACTCGCCGGCCACGGCGCCCGCCCATGGCAACGGGAACTGGCGGCGCCGATCCTCACCGAGGCGCTGACCGACTAA
- the hemQ gene encoding hydrogen peroxide-dependent heme synthase, which yields MASLDFDTLNSTIRYLMFSVFQVRDQGLGEDRDTAADEVATLIKRHEDDGVVVRGIYDVAGLRADADFMIWSHAESIEKLQALYSDFRRTTALGRASTPVWSNAALHRPAEFNKSHIPAFLAGEEAGAYICVYPFVRSYDWYLLPDEERRKMLADHGIAARAYKDVRANTVPAFALGDYEWLLAFEAPELHRIVDLMRDLRATEARLHVREETPFYTGPRVSVEELVARLP from the coding sequence ATGGCTAGCCTCGATTTCGACACCCTCAACTCCACCATTCGCTACCTGATGTTCTCGGTGTTTCAGGTGCGCGACCAGGGACTGGGCGAGGACCGCGATACCGCCGCCGACGAGGTGGCCACCCTGATCAAACGTCATGAAGACGACGGTGTCGTGGTGCGCGGCATCTACGACGTGGCCGGGCTGCGCGCCGATGCCGATTTCATGATCTGGTCGCACGCCGAATCGATCGAGAAGCTGCAGGCGCTGTACAGCGACTTCCGGCGCACCACCGCGCTGGGTCGGGCCAGCACCCCGGTGTGGAGCAACGCGGCGCTGCACCGGCCCGCCGAGTTCAACAAGAGTCACATCCCGGCCTTCCTTGCGGGGGAGGAGGCCGGTGCTTACATCTGCGTGTATCCCTTTGTACGGTCCTACGATTGGTACCTGCTGCCCGATGAGGAGCGGCGCAAGATGCTCGCCGATCACGGCATCGCCGCGCGTGCGTACAAGGATGTGCGTGCCAACACCGTCCCCGCCTTCGCGCTCGGCGACTACGAGTGGCTGCTGGCGTTCGAGGCACCGGAGCTGCACCGTATCGTCGACCTGATGCGCGATTTGCGTGCCACCGAGGCACGGTTGCACGTTCGCGAAGAGACGCCGTTCTACACCGGGCCACGCGTCTCGGTCGAGGAACTCGTCGCCCGCCTTCCCTAG
- a CDS encoding protoporphyrinogen oxidase: MTSAASSAGPSIAIVGGGISGLTAAYRLRCELGDDVRITVYDPAEQLGGILRTVTLGEHRIDIGAEAFITRRPEVLDLLEELGLADRRLDTTGARPLVYAGGSLHPLPTRTVNGIPASASSVVGLVDEDTVARIESEPQRDMHWTIGAEPTVADLVSLRFGPQVVARLVDPLLGGVYAGSAATTGLRTAAPGIARALDEGAGSLLAAARQALPPISATGIFGAIDGGYAVLLEELWRRARAEHRQRAITGVARDGDGWALTGDGTSADHCDAVIVAVPAPRAAVILDAVAPQSAAAARTIPVASSVVVALTLPGDTPIPANSGVLVASGEALHAKAITFSTSKWGLRGHSTQVVRLSYGRFGDTVARATSDDQLRHWAVVDLETVLGTPVTPINSALARWIDAMPQYGPGHADVVDAIRAGLPSGIAVAGSYLDGIGVPACVASASQAVRATVARWRHG, translated from the coding sequence GTGACCTCAGCGGCGTCGTCGGCCGGTCCCTCCATTGCCATTGTGGGGGGCGGTATTTCGGGGCTGACGGCCGCGTACCGGTTGCGGTGCGAGCTCGGCGATGACGTGCGCATCACCGTGTACGACCCCGCCGAGCAGCTGGGTGGGATCCTTCGGACCGTCACCCTCGGTGAGCACCGGATCGATATCGGTGCCGAGGCATTCATCACCCGCCGCCCCGAGGTGCTGGACCTGTTGGAGGAACTGGGGCTGGCCGACCGCAGGCTCGACACCACGGGCGCGCGGCCACTCGTCTATGCCGGAGGCAGTCTGCATCCGCTGCCCACGCGGACGGTGAACGGCATTCCGGCCTCGGCCTCGTCGGTGGTCGGACTTGTCGACGAGGACACTGTGGCACGCATCGAGAGTGAGCCCCAGCGCGATATGCACTGGACCATCGGAGCCGAACCCACGGTTGCGGACCTGGTCTCGCTGCGGTTCGGTCCGCAGGTGGTTGCGCGGCTGGTCGATCCGCTGCTCGGCGGCGTGTACGCGGGTTCGGCCGCGACGACGGGGCTGCGTACGGCAGCGCCCGGCATCGCCCGGGCACTCGACGAGGGGGCGGGCAGCTTGCTCGCCGCGGCCCGGCAGGCATTGCCGCCTATTTCGGCCACCGGCATCTTCGGTGCCATCGACGGCGGGTACGCGGTGCTGCTGGAGGAACTCTGGCGCCGCGCCCGCGCCGAACATCGGCAGCGTGCGATCACCGGTGTTGCGCGCGATGGCGACGGTTGGGCGCTCACCGGCGACGGAACGTCAGCTGATCATTGTGACGCGGTCATCGTCGCGGTGCCGGCGCCCCGTGCGGCGGTGATTCTGGATGCGGTGGCACCCCAATCGGCGGCGGCGGCGCGGACCATTCCGGTTGCTTCCTCGGTAGTCGTCGCGCTGACGCTGCCCGGCGATACCCCGATTCCCGCGAATTCCGGCGTGCTCGTCGCATCGGGAGAAGCCTTGCACGCCAAGGCCATAACATTCTCGACCAGCAAGTGGGGATTGCGCGGACACAGTACCCAGGTGGTGCGGTTGTCCTATGGGCGCTTCGGTGACACCGTGGCGCGGGCCACCAGCGACGACCAACTGCGGCACTGGGCCGTTGTCGACCTGGAAACCGTGCTGGGTACGCCTGTCACGCCGATCAACTCGGCGTTGGCCCGTTGGATCGACGCGATGCCGCAGTACGGTCCCGGCCACGCGGACGTGGTGGACGCGATCCGCGCCGGGTTGCCGTCCGGGATCGCGGTGGCGGGGTCGTACCTGGACGGGATTGGGGTGCCGGCTTGTGTGGCCTCCGCCTCTCAAGCGGTGCGAGCCACCGTGGCACGATGGAGACATGGCTAG
- the hemE gene encoding uroporphyrinogen decarboxylase, giving the protein MAAWAVMTGLNEDRATEAKTRRELPLSPYLAAAAGRVPSRPPVWFMRQAGRSLPEYRAVRADHAMLDACFNPELVCEITLQPVRRHQVDAAILFSDIVVPLKAAGIDLDIVPDVGPVIANPVRTTADVAGLPRLESGQVAAVSDAVRLLVAELGATPLIGFAGAPFTLASYLVEGGPSRHHQRTKALLQGDPQTWHALMTALTDITIAFLRAQLDAGVDALQLFDSWAGALSLADYRSAVLPHSTRIFDEFADAGVPMTHFGVGTAELLGAMGEAGATVVGVDWRTPLDVAAGRVGSGKALQGNLDPAVLFAGWPVVEREVRRIVGEGRQAVANGAAGHIFNLGHGVLPDTDPAVLTDAVALVHSL; this is encoded by the coding sequence ATGGCAGCATGGGCAGTGATGACCGGATTGAACGAAGATCGTGCGACGGAGGCCAAAACCCGTCGTGAGCTGCCACTTTCCCCCTACCTCGCGGCCGCCGCGGGCAGGGTTCCCAGCCGTCCTCCGGTGTGGTTCATGCGGCAGGCCGGGCGTTCGCTGCCCGAGTACCGCGCGGTCCGTGCCGATCACGCCATGCTGGACGCTTGTTTTAATCCTGAACTGGTTTGCGAGATCACGCTGCAGCCGGTCCGCCGACACCAGGTGGACGCTGCCATCTTGTTCTCGGACATCGTGGTGCCGCTCAAGGCCGCCGGGATCGATCTCGACATCGTTCCCGATGTGGGACCTGTGATCGCCAACCCGGTGCGCACCACCGCCGATGTAGCGGGACTGCCGCGCCTGGAATCCGGACAGGTTGCGGCCGTCAGCGATGCCGTGCGACTACTGGTCGCCGAGCTGGGCGCCACGCCGCTGATCGGCTTCGCCGGCGCCCCCTTCACGCTGGCTTCCTATCTTGTCGAGGGTGGCCCGAGCCGCCACCATCAGCGCACCAAGGCGCTGCTACAGGGCGATCCCCAGACCTGGCACGCGTTGATGACCGCGCTGACCGATATCACCATCGCGTTCCTGCGCGCGCAGCTCGATGCCGGCGTGGACGCGCTACAGCTCTTCGACTCGTGGGCGGGTGCGCTGTCGCTAGCCGACTATCGATCTGCTGTACTGCCGCACAGCACAAGGATTTTCGATGAGTTCGCCGATGCGGGTGTGCCCATGACGCACTTCGGGGTGGGCACCGCCGAGCTGTTGGGTGCGATGGGAGAGGCCGGCGCCACGGTGGTCGGTGTGGACTGGCGCACTCCACTGGATGTCGCGGCCGGCCGGGTTGGCTCCGGGAAAGCCTTGCAGGGCAACCTCGATCCGGCGGTGCTGTTTGCCGGATGGCCGGTGGTGGAGCGCGAGGTGCGCCGAATCGTCGGCGAGGGCCGTCAGGCCGTGGCCAACGGTGCCGCCGGGCATATCTTCAATCTGGGGCACGGGGTGCTGCCGGATACCGATCCGGCAGTTCTCACCGATGCGGTGGCGCTGGTGCATTCGTTGTGA
- a CDS encoding glycosyltransferase family 87 protein, giving the protein MIEGFKNSVSQALKPPTAPPSVATILRSVLWPVAIMAVIHRSYVLGTNGYITDDFGPVYRAVIAFKRHLPVYNENFGYVDPHYIYPPGGTLLLAPFGYLPVDASRYWFITINAVAIVIAAYFLLRLFNFTLASVAAPALLLAMFCTESVTNTIVFTNINGVVLLLEVLFFRWLLDGHKNSEWLAGVAIGLTLVIKPILAPLLLLPLLNRQWRVFAAAFGIPAFFNLVAMFGPHKVRIVDGWDYFRRTMRYLAETRDYFNSSISGNGVYYGLPVPLIGFLRIAFLLIALVSVWLLYKYYRRRDPRFWALTTGGVVLTASFLLLGLGQGYYSMALFPFIMTIVLPNSVLRNWPAWLAIYGFFTMDRWLLVHWLTTGRVLEYLKITYGWCLLLIVVMMVLVLRYRDAKAAGTLDNGLDPDWMSARTSTKESATDDDIERPQDESDRRAVAGATDS; this is encoded by the coding sequence CTGATTGAAGGCTTCAAGAATTCCGTCTCGCAGGCCCTGAAACCTCCGACCGCACCGCCTTCGGTCGCGACCATCCTGCGGTCGGTGCTGTGGCCCGTCGCCATCATGGCGGTCATCCACCGCAGCTACGTGCTGGGCACCAATGGCTACATCACCGACGACTTCGGCCCCGTCTACCGTGCCGTCATCGCCTTCAAGCGGCACCTGCCGGTGTACAACGAGAACTTCGGCTACGTCGACCCGCACTACATCTACCCACCGGGTGGCACGCTACTGCTGGCGCCCTTCGGATATCTGCCCGTGGACGCATCGCGGTACTGGTTCATCACCATCAACGCCGTCGCGATCGTGATCGCGGCCTACTTCCTGCTGAGACTGTTCAACTTCACGCTGGCCTCGGTGGCCGCACCCGCACTGCTGTTGGCCATGTTCTGCACCGAAAGCGTCACCAACACAATTGTTTTCACCAACATCAATGGCGTAGTGCTGCTGCTGGAGGTGCTGTTCTTCCGCTGGCTACTGGACGGGCACAAGAACTCCGAGTGGTTGGCCGGCGTCGCGATAGGCCTGACGCTGGTCATCAAACCGATCTTGGCTCCCCTGCTGCTGCTGCCGCTACTGAACCGGCAGTGGCGGGTTTTCGCGGCCGCCTTCGGTATCCCCGCCTTCTTCAACCTCGTGGCGATGTTCGGCCCGCACAAGGTCAGGATCGTCGACGGCTGGGACTACTTCCGGCGCACCATGAGGTACCTCGCCGAAACGCGCGACTACTTCAACAGCTCCATCTCCGGCAATGGCGTGTACTACGGGCTCCCCGTGCCGCTGATCGGCTTCCTGCGCATCGCCTTCCTGCTGATCGCCCTGGTGAGCGTGTGGCTGCTGTACAAGTACTACCGCCGGCGCGACCCCCGGTTCTGGGCGCTGACCACCGGCGGTGTGGTGCTGACCGCCTCGTTCCTGCTCCTGGGCCTGGGCCAGGGCTACTACTCGATGGCGCTGTTCCCGTTCATCATGACGATCGTGCTACCCAACTCGGTGCTGCGGAACTGGCCGGCCTGGCTGGCGATCTACGGCTTCTTCACTATGGACCGCTGGCTGCTGGTGCACTGGCTGACGACCGGCCGTGTCCTGGAGTACCTGAAGATCACCTACGGATGGTGCCTGCTGCTGATCGTCGTGATGATGGTGCTGGTGCTTCGGTACCGCGACGCCAAGGCCGCTGGCACACTGGATAACGGGCTAGATCCAGACTGGATGAGCGCTCGGACAAGCACTAAGGAGTCAGCGACCGATGACGACATCGAACGACCCCAAGATGAATCTGACCGACGAGCAGTGGCGGGAGCGACTGACTCCTGA
- a CDS encoding DUF3000 domain-containing protein, with protein MNSVTARPEIELGTIRPPQRLAPFSYALGAEIKHLDTDHVPEQSEGDAFGRLILLHDPDGDEAWNGTMRLVAYIQADLDASEAVDPLLPEVAWSWLVDALNTRTAEVTALGGTVTATTSVRYGDIAGPGRAHQLELRASWTATGADIGTHVEAFCEVLEHAAGLPPVGVTDLGSRHRA; from the coding sequence ATGAACTCCGTGACCGCGCGTCCGGAGATCGAGCTGGGCACCATCCGTCCTCCGCAGCGGCTGGCTCCGTTCAGCTACGCACTCGGCGCGGAGATCAAGCACCTCGATACCGATCACGTGCCCGAACAATCCGAGGGCGACGCCTTCGGCAGGCTAATCCTGTTGCACGACCCCGACGGTGATGAGGCGTGGAACGGCACCATGAGGCTGGTCGCCTACATCCAGGCCGATCTGGACGCCTCCGAGGCTGTGGACCCGTTGCTGCCGGAGGTCGCGTGGAGCTGGCTCGTGGACGCGCTGAACACGCGCACCGCGGAGGTGACGGCGCTGGGCGGAACCGTGACCGCAACCACCTCGGTCCGCTACGGCGATATCGCCGGTCCGGGGCGCGCTCACCAGTTGGAGCTACGGGCATCCTGGACCGCCACCGGTGCCGACATCGGAACTCACGTCGAGGCGTTCTGCGAGGTACTAGAGCACGCAGCCGGCCTGCCACCGGTGGGTGTGACCGATCTGGGGTCGCGCCACCGCGCCTAG
- a CDS encoding GNAT family N-acetyltransferase — protein sequence MPIQVSTATAADSAEVAAVAARTFPLACPPSSTPEDIAAFIAANLSTNNFDEYIREHRVLVARENDVIIGYSMLVNGVVEDPDVQWAVTLRPAMQLSKMYVLPEFHQAGVASALMTAALADAAERGAIGVWLGVNQENERAQRFYAKHGFNRSGTKTFQVGERLENDYVMQCLVAAPR from the coding sequence ATGCCGATTCAGGTCAGCACCGCGACGGCTGCCGACAGCGCAGAAGTCGCCGCCGTCGCCGCTCGTACCTTCCCGCTCGCGTGTCCCCCCTCGTCAACACCGGAGGACATCGCCGCGTTCATCGCGGCCAACCTCAGCACGAACAACTTCGACGAGTACATCCGCGAGCACCGGGTACTGGTGGCACGCGAGAACGACGTCATCATCGGGTACTCGATGCTCGTCAACGGCGTGGTCGAGGATCCCGACGTACAATGGGCCGTCACGCTACGGCCCGCGATGCAGCTCTCCAAGATGTACGTGCTGCCCGAGTTCCATCAGGCGGGGGTGGCGAGCGCGCTGATGACCGCGGCCCTCGCCGACGCCGCCGAGCGCGGGGCCATCGGAGTCTGGCTGGGCGTCAACCAGGAAAATGAACGCGCGCAGCGCTTTTACGCTAAGCACGGCTTCAACCGCAGCGGCACGAAGACCTTCCAGGTGGGCGAACGCCTGGAGAACGACTATGTCATGCAGTGCTTGGTAGCGGCGCCGCGCTGA
- a CDS encoding pyrimidine reductase family protein — protein MADSDGEQAIQDPAGIQLTQLTTGAPVDSGELADLYDYPGGDGLCLRANMIGSLDGAATVTGLSGGLGGEGDRAVFAAMRANADVILVGAGTVRAERYHGAHLPVGLRQRRQARGQSEVPVIAVVTASGAVDPSIPLFTESEVAPIVVTSASGARNVASRVSGVQVLVADNAGTVDLRAALAQLHGRGLSRVLCEGGPSLLGALLAARLVDELCLTTAPTTVGGGAARITAGPSEVLTSWRRVLLLGDADGYLFARHVRA, from the coding sequence GTGGCCGACAGTGACGGTGAACAGGCGATTCAGGACCCGGCTGGGATACAGCTCACACAGCTGACGACCGGGGCTCCGGTGGATTCCGGCGAGTTGGCGGACCTCTACGACTACCCGGGCGGCGATGGACTGTGCTTGCGCGCCAACATGATTGGCAGTCTGGACGGTGCCGCCACGGTAACCGGCTTATCCGGCGGACTCGGCGGCGAGGGCGACCGGGCGGTATTCGCGGCGATGCGCGCCAATGCCGATGTGATTCTTGTCGGTGCCGGGACCGTGCGGGCCGAGCGGTATCACGGTGCGCATCTGCCGGTCGGTCTGCGCCAGCGCCGCCAGGCCCGCGGGCAGAGCGAGGTTCCGGTGATTGCCGTGGTCACGGCCTCGGGGGCGGTGGACCCGAGCATCCCCTTGTTCACCGAGTCCGAGGTCGCACCCATCGTGGTGACCTCGGCCTCGGGCGCGAGGAATGTCGCGTCCCGCGTGTCGGGTGTACAGGTTCTGGTCGCCGACAACGCCGGGACCGTCGATCTGCGCGCGGCGCTGGCGCAGCTGCACGGCCGCGGTCTGTCCCGGGTGCTGTGCGAGGGAGGCCCGTCCCTGCTGGGCGCCCTGCTGGCGGCGCGGCTCGTCGACGAACTGTGCCTGACCACCGCACCCACCACGGTCGGCGGCGGCGCAGCCCGCATCACGGCAGGCCCCTCCGAAGTGCTCACATCATGGCGGCGAGTGTTGCTGCTCGGCGATGCCGACGGCTACCTGTTCGCGCGGCACGTACGGGCTTGA
- a CDS encoding alpha/beta hydrolase, protein MRARLMGAMAVAQLLTGVLAGCAPGPSAGPHFAMDEGHGNVGPATAPPPTGPPSIDKPKVDLSWQDCTREVLGSANITTSPTFTLECAEYKAPLDPINGAPGSVTLGAVRAKTSQTPADAGPLVFTTGSDLPSSVQLATWLNGPGAQVLTQRPVVAVDRRGIGRSDAITCRDTWDLRDMRDLAQNRGGDDPVASLGKIVETATTNCTDTISPGDSAYNDAHAAEDLEALRAQWDVPTLALLGIGSGARVALAYAGSHPNKLARLMLDSPVAVDIAAEAAAEQRLKGEQSAFDAFAAQCVANNCPLGPDPAGAVGDLLNRAQNGGLPWSRATVVRAITTALAYPIGDGTAVVQNLANALNAARGTDREALTPLVDRANALRDSDGQFVNSCSDALARPTPDRVRELVVAWGKQYPLFGRTSALELVNCLQWPSGSKPNPPQDLKIDVLILGGQHDPISGSEGVSATAAVIINAKAASKRVMWQGIGHGAIVYTACAQPPALAYLNDGKLPETDTFCPA, encoded by the coding sequence ATGCGTGCACGGCTGATGGGGGCGATGGCGGTTGCCCAGCTGCTGACCGGAGTACTGGCTGGCTGCGCTCCCGGCCCCTCGGCGGGACCGCATTTCGCCATGGACGAGGGCCACGGAAATGTAGGCCCCGCCACGGCACCGCCGCCGACCGGCCCCCCATCGATCGACAAGCCCAAGGTCGACCTGTCCTGGCAGGACTGCACCCGTGAGGTGCTCGGCAGCGCCAACATCACCACATCGCCGACGTTCACGCTCGAGTGCGCCGAGTACAAGGCACCGCTGGACCCGATCAACGGCGCGCCGGGCAGCGTGACCCTGGGCGCGGTGCGCGCCAAGACCTCCCAGACACCCGCCGACGCCGGCCCGCTGGTGTTCACCACCGGCTCCGATCTGCCATCCTCGGTCCAGCTGGCGACATGGCTCAACGGTCCGGGCGCGCAGGTGCTCACACAGCGCCCCGTGGTGGCCGTCGACCGTCGCGGTATCGGACGATCCGACGCGATCACCTGCCGCGACACCTGGGACCTGCGCGATATGCGTGACCTGGCGCAGAACCGCGGCGGTGACGACCCCGTCGCGAGCCTGGGCAAGATCGTTGAGACCGCGACCACCAACTGCACCGACACCATCTCCCCCGGCGACTCCGCCTACAACGACGCGCACGCCGCGGAGGACCTGGAGGCCTTGCGCGCGCAATGGGATGTGCCCACCCTGGCGCTCCTCGGCATCGGCAGCGGCGCGCGCGTTGCGCTGGCCTACGCCGGATCGCACCCCAACAAGCTGGCCCGGCTGATGCTCGACTCACCGGTGGCCGTCGATATCGCCGCGGAGGCGGCCGCCGAGCAACGGCTCAAGGGCGAGCAGTCGGCATTCGACGCATTCGCGGCGCAGTGCGTCGCGAACAACTGCCCGCTGGGACCGGATCCCGCGGGCGCCGTGGGCGACTTGTTAAACCGCGCTCAGAACGGTGGACTGCCGTGGTCGCGGGCAACAGTCGTCAGGGCCATCACCACCGCGCTGGCGTATCCGATCGGCGACGGCACCGCCGTCGTGCAGAATCTCGCGAACGCACTCAACGCGGCGCGCGGAACTGACCGGGAAGCCCTCACGCCCCTGGTGGATCGGGCCAACGCACTGCGTGATTCCGATGGGCAGTTCGTCAATTCCTGCAGCGACGCGCTGGCACGGCCCACCCCTGATCGGGTGCGCGAGCTCGTGGTGGCCTGGGGCAAGCAGTACCCGCTGTTCGGGCGCACTTCCGCCCTCGAACTGGTGAACTGCCTGCAATGGCCCAGCGGATCCAAGCCGAACCCGCCGCAGGACTTGAAGATCGACGTGCTGATCCTCGGCGGACAACACGACCCGATCTCCGGCAGCGAGGGCGTGTCGGCGACCGCCGCGGTGATCATCAACGCCAAGGCCGCGAGCAAGCGCGTCATGTGGCAGGGCATCGGCCACGGTGCGATTGTCTACACCGCATGCGCACAGCCGCCCGCCCTCGCCTACCTGAACGACGGAAAGCTCCCGGAGACCGACACGTTCTGCCCGGCCTAG
- the zapE gene encoding cell division protein ZapE, whose protein sequence is MIAQLVPPPTFTSVSFDSYRPDPNEPTQAAAVESCRAFAQEATIRRAGKKKLFGKREVLPGVGIYLDGGFGVGKTHLLASIYHTVPGPKAFASFGELTQVAGVFGFLECIELLADYTVVCIDEFELDDPGNTTLVSRLLSELVARGVSIAATSNTLPEQLGEGRFAAQDFLREINTLSAIFNTVRVEGPDYRHRDLPPAPEPHTDDELRELAASIDGATFDQFDDLCRHLASMHPSRYLTLIEGVTAVFIAGVQQVHDQAVALRIVALTDRLYDAGIPVEASGAKLDTVFDDEMVAGGFRKKYLRATSRLLALSAAPLPSTA, encoded by the coding sequence CTGATTGCCCAGCTGGTGCCGCCCCCCACGTTCACCTCGGTGAGTTTCGACTCGTACCGGCCCGACCCCAACGAGCCGACGCAGGCGGCGGCCGTGGAGTCGTGCCGCGCTTTCGCTCAGGAGGCGACCATCCGCCGGGCGGGCAAAAAGAAGCTGTTCGGCAAGCGCGAGGTGCTGCCCGGGGTCGGGATTTACCTCGACGGCGGATTCGGAGTCGGTAAGACCCACCTCTTGGCATCGATCTATCACACCGTGCCCGGCCCTAAGGCGTTTGCCAGCTTCGGTGAACTGACGCAGGTGGCAGGGGTATTCGGCTTCCTGGAGTGCATCGAGCTGCTCGCCGATTACACCGTGGTGTGCATCGACGAGTTCGAGCTGGATGACCCGGGCAACACGACGCTGGTGTCGCGGCTGCTCTCGGAGCTGGTGGCGCGCGGGGTGTCGATTGCCGCCACCTCCAACACACTGCCCGAGCAGCTCGGCGAGGGCCGGTTCGCGGCCCAGGACTTCCTGCGTGAGATCAACACGCTGTCGGCGATCTTCAACACCGTCCGCGTCGAGGGCCCCGACTACCGTCACCGTGACCTGCCGCCGGCCCCCGAGCCGCACACCGATGATGAGCTTCGCGAGTTGGCGGCCTCGATCGACGGCGCCACCTTCGACCAGTTCGACGATCTGTGCCGGCACCTGGCGAGCATGCACCCGTCGCGGTATCTGACCCTGATCGAAGGTGTGACGGCGGTGTTCATCGCGGGCGTGCAGCAGGTGCACGATCAGGCGGTGGCGCTGCGGATCGTCGCTCTGACGGACCGCCTCTACGACGCGGGTATCCCGGTGGAGGCCTCGGGGGCGAAGCTGGACACGGTTTTCGACGACGAGATGGTTGCCGGCGGATTCCGCAAGAAGTACCTCCGTGCCACCTCGCGGCTGCTGGCGCTCAGCGCGGCGCCGCTACCAAGCACTGCATGA
- the msrB gene encoding peptide-methionine (R)-S-oxide reductase MsrB yields MNLTDEQWRERLTPEEFAVLRRAGTERPFVGEYTDTKTEGVYACRACGAELFRSTEKFESHCGWPSFFDPADSDAVILKPDKSLGMRRVEVVCANCHSHLGHVFEGEGYPTPTDQRYCINSISLTLQPSSIP; encoded by the coding sequence ATGAATCTGACCGACGAGCAGTGGCGGGAGCGACTGACTCCTGAGGAGTTCGCGGTGTTGCGCCGCGCGGGTACCGAACGACCGTTCGTCGGCGAATACACCGACACCAAGACCGAGGGTGTTTACGCCTGCCGGGCGTGCGGGGCCGAGCTGTTCCGCAGCACCGAGAAGTTCGAATCTCATTGCGGCTGGCCGTCGTTCTTCGATCCGGCCGATTCGGACGCGGTGATCCTGAAGCCCGACAAGTCGCTGGGTATGCGTCGCGTCGAGGTCGTGTGCGCCAACTGTCACAGCCACCTGGGGCATGTGTTCGAGGGCGAGGGATATCCCACACCGACGGATCAGCGCTACTGCATCAACTCGATCTCGCTGACACTGCAGCCGTCCTCAATCCCCTAG